GAACGAGACGTCGAGCGTGCTGCCCTGCATGGTGGGCTTGAACTGCGCCCGCAGGTCCGCCGCGATCGAGCTCTCGGTCGCCTGGTCCCTCGCGCGGCACGGGAGCCGATCGGGCTCCGTCGCGGGCCTCGGCGTCACCAGGAGCGGCGGGAAGGCGCCGCCCTTCGCGCACCGGTTCGGCTTCTGCGACTCGGGCGCCTCGTGGATCCGTTCGCCCCCGGCCTCCCCCGGGCCCTTCGCCGCGTCTCCCGGAGGAGCCGTCGTGATCACGGCCTGCGCCCCTCCCCCGCCGCACGCCGCGAGCACGAGGACCAGCACGACTCCCGCACGCGTCATGGGAGGCTGCCTACCACGGCGCCGCGCCTCGGCACAACGGCTCCACGATGTCCCTTCGTGCCACGAAGACATGGCCCATCGACGAGGGAGACGTGGCTCATCCGGGGACGCGCGTGACGCGGAGGGCGCGCCGGTGCGCGACGGGTGGAGGGGAAGGGCGTGGGAGGAGCTTCGGGCTCAGTCCGCCGGAGGCGGCTGGGGGCCCGGGACGATGCCCGCGATGTCCGGATCTTCACCCGGTGCAGTATCACCGCGCGTGTCCTTCTCCTTGCGGCGCTCGAGCTTGTTCGCGTTCTTCTCGCGCTGCTTCTCCTGACGAGCGCGTTCCTTCTGGCGCTTTAGCGCTCCCTGCCTCTGCATGCGGTTATGCCTTTCGCTTGGGGGTTCTGCGCGTCCCGCAGGACGTGGGGCACAAAAAACGAGTCGGCGCGGCGGTGCCTCTCGGCAAACCGCCGCGCCGCTCCTCTCCTCAACAGCCTGCCAGTCGACCGACCGTTACCGATCAGTAACGGTCACGACCGCCGCCGCCACGACCGCCGCGGCCACCGCCGCCGCCGCCGTAGCCGCCGCCGCCGCCACGGCCGCCGCCGCCGCCGAAGCCGCCACCACCGCCGCCGCCGAAGCTGCGACCGCCGCCGCCGCCACCCTCACGCGGGGGGCGCTCCTGGGCCTCGTTGACCTTGAGCGTGCGGCCGTCGAGCATCATCCCGTTGAGCTGCGAGATGGCGTTGGTCGCCGCGCTCGCCGAGCCCATCGTGACGAACGCAAAACCGCGCGGCTGACCGGTCTCACGGTCGGTCGGCATCGCGATCTCGCGGACTTCACCGGCAGCCGAGAACGCCTGCTCGAGGGCTTCGCGGGTGGTGCTGTAGGAGAGGTTGCCTACGTAGAGACGATTTCCCATGACATGATGCTTTCACGGCTTCCTTTGCGCGCCGTCGCGCCATCTCTGCCGACCATTCGACGAAGCCGTAGCGATCGAACGGGGACGTGCCGCGCGGGTCAGTCCGCGCCAGCACACGCTGCGTCTGCCAGTCGTTCGAGCGAGCCACGTCCCCCTCCGAATGGAGGGAGGAAAGAAAGCGTCGTGTCGAGGGCCAGTGACGTTCGTGAGGCACCTACCGTAACCCGACGCGCCGTAGGTCGCAAGCCTGTCGCGGCCTTTTCTCGGGGACGCCGCCAGGCCTCTGCGGACTGCGGACGGAGATCGGAAAAGGGACGGAAAAACCTGGCTTCGAGCAGACGCAAGAGAGGAAGCGTCCTGGGGAAGACCGCGGGTTCGTCCGGGAAACGCGTTCGTCAAGCCAATCCGAGCCGCTCCCGCGCGCCCTTGACACCGAAGATCGTGCCCCCACCCGGCGGAACGATCGGCGCGAGGAGGACGGACGAGAGGATCGCGGCGAGCGCGAGCGGCGCGTCCGGATCCTCGCCCTGCGCGACCTCGCTCGACACCTGCCAGACGCGCCGCGCGCGCGCGACGAGCACATCCATACCCGCGCCGCCGATCGCAGCCGCCCCCGCCTCCGCGACGAGGCGCGCCTCGGGCGCCTCCTCCACGGGCACGGTCACGACGAGCACGCGCGCCTTGCCGCCACGCGCCTTGCGATCGATCTCCACGAGGGCCGCGTCGGCCGCGGGCGCCTCGCCGCTCGGATACGCCTTCGGCTGCGAGAGCTCGAGCGCCACGCCGAAGAACGTGCGGGCCTTGTGCGCCCAGAGCGCGACGTCGATGCGGGCCGAAGGATCGGGCGCGAGGAGCGTGTACGCGCGTGACGCCGGGAGCGCCTCGACACGGACGTTCGCCCAGCCATTTCGGTCGAACTCCATCGACCGGAGGATACGCGGAGCCCCTCGGCATTACGACGGCAACGTGGCCTCGTCCGCCCGTGTCCGCGCGAGGAGGCGCTCGATCCGGGGCGCCATGACGTTCGGGAGCGCCCGGCCGATCTCCAGCGCGCGCTCGAAATGGCGGCGCGCCTCGGCCGGGCAGCCGCGCCGAAGCGCCGAGAGCCCCCGCGCCTCCGTCACCTCCAGGCGCTCCTGCCCCATGGAGAACTCGCGCGAGCGCGCCTCGAGCGCGTCCCAGGCCGCGTCGTCCGCGTCCGACGTGGCGAGCTCGAGCATGACGCAGAGCACGTCCTCCGCCGGCACGGGGAGCGCGGGGCCCGCCTGCTCGCGGATACGCGCCGCCGCCTCGCGCGCGCCCACGAGGTCGCCGCGGAAATGGCGCAGGCGCCCGTCGAGCAAGGCGATCACCGGCCGAGGCGCGCCGCCCGTGTGCCGCACCTCGAGCGCGAGCGCGCGCGCCGCGTGGGGCTCGGCCGCGTCGAGATCGTCCCAGAGGTAGAGGTACTCGCCGAGGTTGTGGTGCGCGAGGATCTCCAGCCAATCCTGGCCGAGCTCGCGGCCGAGCCAGGCCACCCGCTCGAAATCGGCGACCATACGCGCCTTGTCCCCCACGAGCGCCGCGAGCAGCGCCCGCGCGTTGACCACGCTGGCGAGGTGCAGGTCGTCGCCGTGCGACTCGCACAGGTCGATCGCCCGCGCGATCGCCCGCTCGGCCTCCGCGAGGCGGCCGAGCGCCGGGAGCACGAAGCCGAGCATGGTGAGCGCGACGATCCGCGGCTCGTAGGCCTCGTACCCGATCGTGTCCGCTACCTCGATCGCGCGCTCGAAGAGCGGGACGGCCTCGTCCTCGCGGCTGAAGCGGACGAGCGACAAACCCTGGCCGAGCAGGAGGCGAGCGAGGAGCACGGGCGGCGGCGCGTCCGAGAGCAGCCCGAGGGCCGCGACGACACGCTCGCGCGAGGCCTCGTAGTCGGCCATCCAGTCGAGGACGGTGGCCTCGTCGAGCAGGATCTCCACCGCCGCGAGAGGATCGTCGGCGGAGGCCTCGCGCGCGGCGAGGGCACGGGCAAGGGCGAGGTCGTCGAGCGCGTCCTGGTAGCGGCCGAGCCGATAACGCATGAGGCCCCGCCCCCGCAAGGCCCGCGGCCGGAGCCCGGGCGTGCGGGGAACGAGCTCGGCTTGTCCCGGCATGGGTCTGGCGGAGGAGACGGCCCCCGCGCTCGCGCCCAACGACTCGAGGGCGCGCGTGTAACACCGCTCGGCGTCGAGCCAGTCGTGCCGCGCCCGCGCGGCTTCGGCGAGCGCGAGGTACGCCCGTTCGCCGAGGGCGCGCTCGCCTGCGTGGGTCGCGTGGTGCGCGAGCTGCGCGAGGTGGGGCTCGTCGCCGCTCGGCTCTGCGCCGCCGTCCCACCCCGAGGCTTGCTGGAAATACGCGGCGGCGGCGAGGTGGATCCGGGCGCGCTGGGCCTCCGGCACCGAACGCGCGATCGCCTCGCGCACGAGCGCGTGCCGGAACGCGTACCGCCCCGCGCCTTGCCGCGCGAGCAGCCCCGCCGCGACGAGCCGCTCCGAGCCGACCCGCGCGTCGAGCGGGAAGTCTCCGCCCGCGCTCATCCGATCGAGCCGCCCGAGCACGCCTTGCATCTCCGCGATCGTCACCTCCGCGCCGAGCACGGCGGCGAGGCAAGCGTGCGCGCGCGCCGCGGGCGGGAGCGCGTCGAGATCGCGGTGCGCGAGCCACTCGATGAGCGGCAGATCCGGCAGATCGTCGAGCTCGTCCGTGGCCAGGAAATACCCGCTGCCCGAGGGGTGCTTGCGGACGATCCCCTGGGCCTTGAGCCCACGCACGAGCTCGACGAGCAGGAGCGGCACGCCCTCTGCCCGCGCGGCGATCCGCGCGACCGCCGACTCCGGCACGTTCTCCGCGGGCCGCAAGAGCTCGCGGCAGAGCGCGGCGGCGCTCGCGGGGTCGAGCGGACCGAGGCGATGGATGACGCGGCGGCTCGCGCGCGCGCCCCACGACGGGTGGTCCTGCTCGAACGACGGCCTGCCGAGCGCGCACACGAAGAGCGGCGCGCGCGCCTCGGCCCGCACGGCGAGATCCAGGATCGCGAGCGTCGCGTCGTCGGCGAAGTGCACGTCGTCGAGGATCACGCAGAGCGGCTCCTCGATCGCCCTGCGCCGGATCGCCTCGCCCACGCTCGCCGTGAGCAGCGTCCGCAGCGCGCCCGGCGCGGCCTCGATCGCGTGGAGGCCGTCCGCGCCCGTGATCGTGGCGCCGCTGCCCTTCGAGATCCACCCGAGCGAGAGCGCCACGCTCGCGCCGGCCTCGGCGTGGCGCGCGGGCCCGAGCCTCGCCGCGAGCAGCTCCCGACCGCCGTCCGCGGGGGCCTCGTCGGGCAAGGCGAGGGCGCGCTGCAAGAGCTCGCGCACGCCGCTCCCGCCCGCGCCGTGCACCGGCTCGTGCGCGGAGAACGCGATGATCCGCGTCCCGGGCAAGACCTGCGCGATCCGCGAGGTGAGGGCGCGCTTCAGGAAGCTCTTGCCGCACCCCGCCTCGGCGAGCACGAGGGCGACCGACGGGCGCGCCTCCTCGATCGCCTGACGCCCGAGCTCCGCCAGCGCGTCGAGCACACGCTCGCGCCCGGAGGCCGGGATCGCACCACGCGAGGAGGTGGCGTCGGTGGTCTCGCTCGACGACGCGGGCGGCGTCTCCTCGCCGTCGAGGTACATCGGCGCGAGATCGGGCGTGACGCCGGAGGCCTCGAGCACCGCGCGCGCGGCCGTCGAGAGCGAGACGCCGGGCGGCGCCGAGGGCTTCGGGAACCGGTCCTCCCGGGCGATACGCGGCGCCAGGATGCGGCGGGATCCATCGGGGCCGAGGTGCACCGCGACGGCCGCGAGATCGAGCCCGACGCGCTCGCAGGCGCCCTGCTCCGTGAGCGCGCGCGCCGCCTCGAGCGCGCGCCGCGCGGGGTTCTCGTCGACCTCGTGACCGAAGGCCGCGACGTACCGGCCCGCGGACGCGTACACGATCTGCGCGCCGAACGGCTCGAGCGCGCGCCGCAGGGCGATCGCGTCGAGCGTCGAGGCGAAACACGCGACACACACGACGCGGCGCTCGGCGGTCTTCGGCGCCTTCGCGCCGGGCGGCGGATCGAGCGCGGGCACTGCGAGGACGGGGCTCTCCTCGTCCGGGAGCGCGAGCGCGGCCGCGAGGCTCGCGCGCAGGTACGCGGCCGACGGGGGCCGCTCGGCGGGATCCTTGGCGAGGCAACGGAGCACGAGCTCCTCGATCGACGGCGGGATCGACCGCGCGAACGGCGGCGGGGCGACGGCCGTCGGGGGCGGCGGCCTCTGGCTCGCGTGGCCCTCGCGCACGATCGCCGCGGGGCCGAAGAACGGCGGGCGCCCCGTGAGCATCTCATACAGCAAGACGCCCATCGCGTAGATGTCGGCGCGCGCGTCCAGGGCGCGGCGCCCCTCGCACGACTCGGGCGCCATGTACTCGGTCGTGCCCACGACGGCGCCTGCCGCGGTGAGCGCGGCGGCCTCTGCCGCGACGGCGTACGTGATGCCGAAATCGAGGAGCACCGCGCGTTTGCCGTCGGCGTCGACGAGGACGTTCTCCGGCTTCAGATCGCGGTGCACGTAGCCTCGCGCGTGGATGGCCTCGAGCGCGCGCAGGATGGCGAGCCCGAGGACGATCGCGTCGCGCGCCGGCAGCGGCCCCGCGCGGGCGAGCAGGTGATCGGCGAGTGTCCTCTCGGCGACGAGCTCCATGATCACGTACGTCCCCGAGGACGCGAGCTCATCGAGCGCGAAGAACGCTGGCACGTAGGGTGGGCCGACCGCGCGCATCACCGAGGCCTCGCGGACGAGGCGCGGCGCGGCCTCGGGCACGTCGGGATGGGCGAGCTTGATGGCGACGCGCCTCCCGTCTTCGAGGCGCCGCGCCGCGTACACCACGCCGAAGCCCCCGCGACCGAGCGTGCCCGTGACCTCGTAGCCCGGAAACACCGGCGCGGGCGGCTCGGCAGGCTCGGGCGTGATCTCCTCTGCCCCCGGGCCGTGCTCGGGGCATCCGTCCACCGGCACGCGCCGCCCGCACGCGAGGCATCGGGTGCCTCGCCTCGGGCCCAGGCAGACCGGGCCCGCTTCGGGCGTCGCGCCGGGGACGAACGTCATAACAAGAACACCGTCATGACCTCCGTCGTCTTGCGAGGGGGGACCACAGACGCATCGTATACGCATTTCGGACGAAATGCATTGTTCGAATCGAGCGGGTCACAAAGCGCGTCGCAGGACCCGCGCCGCTCGATGATCCCGCAGTCCTCGAGGCCATCCGTCCCCACGTGCCCGGCGGCGCAGTCTCGCAGGAGGTTGCGGCTGTGATTGGCGTTCGGGACGTACACGCAGGCGTGCAGGTAGGGCGTCGGCGCGAACAGGTTGCCCCAGAAGGCCCCCTCCTCCTTCCCGAAAATCAATTGCTCGAGCGAGCTCGATTGCTTGATCGCGTCGTGGGCGGCGCGCATCGAGATCAGGACCGTCACCCCGTACCAGTTCGTCCGTGCCGCCAGGCACGCCGACACCCATCGTTGCCCCGTCTCGTCGAGCGGCCCGGTCGCCCAGGAAGGCGCGAGCCCCAGCTTTCCGACGTACGTCTCCGTCTGAACGACGCCGCCGAGGTCCGTCCACGACAGGCTGAGCGACTGGGACGGATCGAATGCGCAGTTCACGGCATAACGTACGAACATCCGCGACAGGTATCCGGCCTCGCCCGGGTCCTCGAGCGCGGCGAGCGTGCTCGGGCCGAAGGCCGTCGGCGTGAGCGCGTTTGGTTGAATTGCGTTCGGCTGGATCGCGTTCGGCTGGATCGCGTTCGGCTGGATCGCGTTCGGCTGGATCGCGTTCTCCTCGACGAGGCCCATCTCGGCGTCCTCCACGAGAATCGTATCCTCGTCCCCCGGCGCCTCCCCGGCGTCCCCGCAGCCCACGAGCGTCCCCAACGAAATGATCAGCGACGCGAGCGTCATGCTTCGCATGTGTGTTTCCCCCACCCTGGCTCGAACATGAAAAATATGAAATCAGGAAGAAAGTCGGCGCTACTCTAGCACCCGGAAAGAGCAGACGAACCGAAAATGCAGGGGGGCGAAAAGATCCGCCGGGTGGGCGGCGGGCGCGTCCGTCCGCGACACGCGCCATAACGATCGTACGTCGTTCGCAGAATGCTTTTTTTGTTCCCGGACGCGATTCGACGCGCCGGACGTGTCATGGTTGATATGTCTCGGTTTTCGATTTCCGAGACCAGGGGGGGCATGGCCATGGCGAGGATGAACGACAAGACCACGCAGCCTCACGGCAAGGTCGAGGAGGTCGGGCGAACGCGCGAGATCCGGCCGGGCACGATCGTCGGGGATTACGTGATCGAGGACCTCGCCTCGTCGGGCGGCCACGGATCGGTCTATCGAGCGCGCCACCAGGCGAAAGGCGACCGCGTCGCCATCAAGGTGATGCACCCGTCGCTCATGGCGCTGCCGCGTATGGCCGAGCGATTCGTGCGGGAGGTGGAGGTCATCCTGCGCCTGCACCACCCGAACATCGTCGAGGTGCACGAGCTCGGGACGCTCCCCGACGGCACGCCCTGGTACGTGATGGAGTACCTCGAGGGCACGACGCTGCGAAATTACCTCGGCGCCCGCGGCAGGCTCGCGCCCGACGAGGCGCTCTCGATCCTCGAGCCCGTCTGCGCCGCGCTCACGGCCGCGCACGAGGACGGCATCGTGCACAGGGACGTGAAGGCGAGCAACATCATGATCCACGAGGGCCCGCCGCGCGTGGTGAAGCTCCTCGATTTCGGCATCGCCAAGCTTCTCGCGCCCGAGCCGGGCCGCGCCGGGCTCACCTCGATCGGCCAGCAGCTCGGCACGCCCTCGATCATGGCGCCCGAGCAGATCCTTTGTGGTCCCATCGACGCGCGCACCGACATCTACGCGCTCGGCGCGCTCCTGCACGTCCTGCTCACGGGTCGCCCGCCCTTCGAATCCAACGCGCAGGGCGACCTCGTCGAGCAGCACCTCGCGGCGCCTCCGCCGCGCCCGAGCCTGCGCGCCCCCGTGAGCCCCGCCCTCGACGCCATCGTGCTCCGTTGCCTCGAGAAGAAGCCCGACCGGCGCTTCGAATCCGTCGGCGCCTTCCTCGACGCGCTCCGCGAGGCCGTCAGCGCCGGCCGATCGGAGGAGACCCCGCACCACGAGACCGAGCTCTGCGCGGTCGGGATCCACGTGGACCTGCGCTTCCCCGAGGGCGCGGACGAGACCGACGAGACGCTCGTCGTCGCGCTCGCGCAGACCCTCGAGCGCGCGGAGGACTGCATGCGCTCGGGTGGCTTCTTGCTCGTCACCGTGACGAGCACGCAGCTCCTCGGGGTCCGCCTGCTCTCGGCCGATCCGGTGCACGCGAAGACCGAGCGCCGCTCGGCCGTGCAGTTCGCCCTGACGCTACACGCCGCCCTGCAGCAGCAGGACGAAGGGAGCGCGGTGCACGCGAACGTGGCCATCCACGTGGACGCGGTGAACGTGCGGACGGGCGCGGAGCTCGACATCGCCTCGGGTGACCTCGCGCGCACGGAGGCATGGGCGCCGCAGGGCAACGTGGACGCGCTCGTGGCCACGAGCGCCGCCATCGAAGGCCTCAGCGGCAGCGCGGGTGGTTTCTTCCTGGAGCCGGGGCCGAGCGGCACGACGCTCGTCCGGCGGGCCGCGACGCGCCGCTCGAAGCCCTCGCTCACGATGGTGTCCGGTCAGGGCAGGCCGGGGACCTGAGCGGCTTTCCGGGTTGGATCAGGATACCGCGCGGAGGCGCGTGACCTTCCACCGCTTGCCACGTTCCATGGCGACGACGACGCCGAGTGCGGCGAGGCCATCGAGCAGATCGGCCACGTCGGCCTTCTTCGCGCCCTTGAAGCCGGCGGCGACGTCGTCCGCGGTGAAGGCGCCGCGGAGCGCGCCGACGCGATCCCGGACCGCGGCGATCTGCTCGGGCAGCTTCTTCGGCCAGGGTTTTACCTTCGGGCTTGCGGCGGCCGGGGTCTCCTCCTCGTCGGTCGCCTCCTCAACGGTGGCGATCGTGGTCTGCGTGGCGGCCTTCGTGCCGCTCGGGTTCTGGAACGCGGGGCGGAGCCAGCGGACGAGCCCGCGAGTTTCCTCGGCGGCGCGCTCGGCGTTCAGGGCGACGAGTTTTTCGAGGATCTGCTCGTCGGTGAGGTCCGAGGGCCAGCCGTAGGCTTCGAAGACGGCGGCGTCGAGGTCGTCGTGGAGCTGCTTCAGGACGGAGACGAGGCCCTTGTCGTGAATGGCTCGCTCCTTGTCGGTGAGAGCTTCGCCGCTGCGGAGCTTCTCGAGGACGTTGTACATGTCGGTCAGCGCTAATGCGGGGTGCGCCGCTTGCTGTTGCTTCCGATGCGCATCCAACGACTCGCCCAAATCCTTTATGCAGCGCATCGTCTTATCTGTAGGCGTAGGAAACGGAAACTTTCTAAAGCAGCGCGTGTTGTAAACGGGCGTATTCCCCACCCCCTGCCTACCGCCAAGCCGATTGGCGAATATAGCATGAGGCCGAGACGAAAGAACACCGAGAACGAATGCATCCGCGGTCGCGATTACGCGGAGCTTCTGATCCGGCAGGACGTCGCTATCAAGGAACACAAACACCCTGACCGGCGAGTTTTCAACCGTTACAATGTAACGCTTGAGTCCCTTGATCGCTTCACGGAGCTGCGGGCGGTTAGCTTCGAACAGCCACCACTCGTCGCGAAGCCTTTGATTCCTTTCTAGTAGGCGCCCCGGTCTAACGTGGGTATATACGTGCTGATATGCTGCCGGTAGCGTGGTGCGAAGGGATGCCTCGGACAACCCGAACAGATCCAACACGTGCACGCCCCGGGGAACCTGTCCGATATCCTGACCATTACGGTATTGGGGAGCGTAGCGCGCGCGCACTTTGGCATCCGGAAGGAGCTTGCGTGCAAGGTCGGACGAGATGACGAGCCCCTTTGCATAGGGCTTCATGCCCGCGCTGTCGAGTTGCTCGGTGGCACGCAGATCCCGAAGTTCCGAAACGTCAATCTGCGGCGAGAGGTCAGCAGAGATTGCTGACACATCCACGACACGAAGGTCCGACTCTGCTACGACGGCGCCTCGATCCTGGCCTCGTGCCACCCGATCATGCATGGGCGTCAACAATAGCCGAGGCGACGCAGGATCGTCCTTATGGGACACGACTGTCATCGATATGCGCACCTTGGCATTGGCGGGATCATCTGGCCAGGGATGGTCCGGTATGGCGAACACCAGCTTGCAATTGGAGGCAAGCACCTGGCGAACAGCGCGTTGGTTCTGGACCATGCGAATGCTGTTGGTCGTAATCAAACCTGACCGGCGTACCGCTCGTGTGCCTACCGAACTAGCCGCACGCCACCAGAAATACATGACATAATCGACAGCGTCTCGGATCTCAGGGTACGCCGTGCGGAGCGCCTCCACATAGCCATCCCCGAAGAAACTACGCATGTTCCTGTTGGCAACAAACGGCGGATTGCCTGCAATAAAATCGGCCTCGGGCCAGTGCGCCTTCCGCGGGTTCACGTACCGATACTCCGGCACCGTCGCCTTCTCATCCGGCACGTCCTCCCCCGTGACGGGGTGCTTCTTCATCGTCTCCCCGTCCCACCGCGTCACGGGCTTGCCCTTCGTGTCCCGCACGAGCTCCACGTCATCCCACGCGAGCACCGCGTCCCGGCACTCGATGTTCCGAAAGTCTCGAAGCACCGGCTCCGGCGGCGGCGTCAGCTTCCCGTACGTCCGGAAGTGCCATTGCAGGTAACCGATCCAGAGCACCAGCTCCGCGATCTCCTTCGCCCACGGCTTCACCTCGATCCCCAGGAACTGCCCGGGGCTCACGCGGATCCCCTCCGCATGCAGGAGCTCCTGCCGCTCCCCGAGGTCGTTGAGCAGCGCAAGAACCTCGCTCTCCAGCCGCTTGAAGAGATCGAGAGTCACGTAAAGGAAGTTCCCCGACCCGCACGCCGGATCGAGGACACGTGTCTCGCAGAGCTTCGTGTGATAAGCCCTTGCCGCCGCGCGAGCCTCCTTCTCCTTGCCGCTCTGATAAAGCTTGCGCGCCGCCGTCCGCACGTTCTCCCACTCCTCGCGCAGCGGCTCCTCGATCGTCGGACGGATCAACCGCTCGACGTAGGCGCGGGGCGTGTAATGCGCCCCGAGCTTGTGCCGCTCCTTCGGGTTCAAGGCGCGTTCGAGCAGCGTCCCGAAGATGGCCGGGTCCACTTCGGACCAGTCTCGCCGCGCGGCCATGAGCAAGAGCGCGAGCGACTCCTTGGAGAGCGACAGGCCCGTCGGCTGCTTGAAGAGCCCGCCATTGAATCGGAGGAGCTTTCCAACGAATCCGAACGGCGTGCCATCGTTCATCGCCTGCCACAGCCCCTCGATCGTCGCGGGAAAGGACCGCGGGTTCAAGAGCCAGTAATGCTCCAGGCCCGTCGTGAAGGGCCGCGACGGCAGGAGCTCGACCCACTCGGCGAACATCGTGAAGATGCAGCGCATGAGGAACTTGGCCACGGCCTCGGGCGGGTTCTTCTCCTCCAGTGTCCGCGCGAGCTCCGCGAGATCCTCGGCGACCTCGCGCGTCACCACTGCGGCCCGCCGTGAGGGATCGAGCGAAAGCGGATCCGTGAAGACCGCGCGCAGGGTGTCCACGTGCTTCGCCAGATCGCGGAGGTAGATCCTCCGGTTCTGCGCGTTCGGGAACGCCAGCCACCGGCGCGAGCCGTCGAAGTCGGCGTAAAGCTCGAACACGTAGCCGATGTCGCAGACGACCAGGAACGGCGGCGGCACGTCGAGCGCTCTCACGTATCCGATCGCCTGCCCGTACGCGTCGTCCATCGCGAGATCCCAGGACGCCGTCCCCCGCTGCGCCTTGCCGCTCTTCGCCTTCGTCCCCGCCGCGACCGCCTGCTTCGCCTCCAGCAGGAAGCAACCGTGCTTGTACAGGTCCGCGCGCTTCGTCGTGACCTTGCCGCCCTCGTGCGTCATCGGGATCGGCTTCTCGAACACGTACCGATCGCGAGCCGGGTCCCCCGTGGCCGGCTCGGGTCGGGGCACGCCCAGCACGTCGCAGAGCTCCGCGAGGAAGAGGTCCTTGTTGGCGCGCTCGGAGGCGCCGGAGGCGCTCCACTTGTCGACGAAGGCGGCTACGTCCATGGCGGGGGCGCGAGGCTAGCCCACGGACACGCCCGACGGGAAGGCAGATGGCGCAGGCAAAACGCGCACGCGTGTTTCCTCGACGACAGCACGAGCTCGGGCTTCAGTCCTCGACGACGCGGATGGGGAGCCAGTCGAATCCGGTGACGCCTGCGTCCAGGAAGATACAGCGGACCTTGGGGGTCACGAGGAACCTGGGATATGCGAAGAGGGCATCACCCACGTCCCCTTCGTAGTGCGTGTCGCCGAACCATTCCCAGGTCACGTTAACATCGCGGATCTCTGTGAAATCCGCCGCGCGGTAGACGAGGCGGGTGGGGATCTCCGAGGGCGTATCGAATCCGCTCCTTCTGCAAGAGCAGAGGTCGTCGGGCACGATCCCGGTCGAACGTGGGGACATCGGCGGCATCGTGTGCGTGGCGCAGAGCTGACGCCACGGAAGCTGAATGTGGCCCCTCTTCTCGAACGCCGCGAATACGCCCCGGAACGACAGCCCCGTCGCGCCGCTCGCCGCGAGCACGGCAGCCAGCTTCTCGTCGACGAGTACGTCGTCGTAGGGGGTCGTGGCCGCGCGCCGGCCTTCGAGTTTGTGGAGGTCTTCGCCGTCGATGATCATCGCGGA
This DNA window, taken from Polyangium spumosum, encodes the following:
- a CDS encoding DNA methyltransferase; its protein translation is MDVAAFVDKWSASGASERANKDLFLAELCDVLGVPRPEPATGDPARDRYVFEKPIPMTHEGGKVTTKRADLYKHGCFLLEAKQAVAAGTKAKSGKAQRGTASWDLAMDDAYGQAIGYVRALDVPPPFLVVCDIGYVFELYADFDGSRRWLAFPNAQNRRIYLRDLAKHVDTLRAVFTDPLSLDPSRRAAVVTREVAEDLAELARTLEEKNPPEAVAKFLMRCIFTMFAEWVELLPSRPFTTGLEHYWLLNPRSFPATIEGLWQAMNDGTPFGFVGKLLRFNGGLFKQPTGLSLSKESLALLLMAARRDWSEVDPAIFGTLLERALNPKERHKLGAHYTPRAYVERLIRPTIEEPLREEWENVRTAARKLYQSGKEKEARAAARAYHTKLCETRVLDPACGSGNFLYVTLDLFKRLESEVLALLNDLGERQELLHAEGIRVSPGQFLGIEVKPWAKEIAELVLWIGYLQWHFRTYGKLTPPPEPVLRDFRNIECRDAVLAWDDVELVRDTKGKPVTRWDGETMKKHPVTGEDVPDEKATVPEYRYVNPRKAHWPEADFIAGNPPFVANRNMRSFFGDGYVEALRTAYPEIRDAVDYVMYFWWRAASSVGTRAVRRSGLITTNSIRMVQNQRAVRQVLASNCKLVFAIPDHPWPDDPANAKVRISMTVVSHKDDPASPRLLLTPMHDRVARGQDRGAVVAESDLRVVDVSAISADLSPQIDVSELRDLRATEQLDSAGMKPYAKGLVISSDLARKLLPDAKVRARYAPQYRNGQDIGQVPRGVHVLDLFGLSEASLRTTLPAAYQHVYTHVRPGRLLERNQRLRDEWWLFEANRPQLREAIKGLKRYIVTVENSPVRVFVFLDSDVLPDQKLRVIATADAFVLGVLSSRPHAIFANRLGGRQGVGNTPVYNTRCFRKFPFPTPTDKTMRCIKDLGESLDAHRKQQQAAHPALALTDMYNVLEKLRSGEALTDKERAIHDKGLVSVLKQLHDDLDAAVFEAYGWPSDLTDEQILEKLVALNAERAAEETRGLVRWLRPAFQNPSGTKAATQTTIATVEEATDEEETPAAASPKVKPWPKKLPEQIAAVRDRVGALRGAFTADDVAAGFKGAKKADVADLLDGLAALGVVVAMERGKRWKVTRLRAVS